CGCCGATACGTCACGGTGGTGATTCCGGTTTTCATGGCGGCACTGCGAAGGGCGAACAACATGGCGATGGCGCTTGAAGCCCGCGGCTTCGGGCTTCGCAATCGGCCAACGATACTGATCGAATATCCGGTTGTGGGCGCCGATGTGCTCGCCGCGATGACTCTGTTTGTCATCGGGGCAGGATACTTTCTCATCTACTACACCGGCTACGGAGGTATCGCGGTCAGATAGTCAGGACGCTCGAGCAGAGCGGAAGGAGCCGGCCGCAGTAGCCACGCGGTCGGCGGAGCCGGGGCTTTTCCTTTTTTCCGCGCGTTGCAGCGTGCTATTTAACCGGGATTGGTCCGCCGTTTCTGCGGGAGGGACTGCGATGCTCTTTGTGATAATCGGGTACGACGGGCCCCGGGGTGCCGAACTCAGGTCGAAACTCCGGCCCGCCCATCTGGACAATCTGCGACCGCTCGCGGAACAGGGCAAAGTCGCGATTGCCGGACCCTTTACCGATGGAACCGGAAGCCTGATCATCGTCGACATGGACAGCGAGGC
Above is a window of Candidatus Binataceae bacterium DNA encoding:
- a CDS encoding YciI family protein, which encodes MLFVIIGYDGPRGAELRSKLRPAHLDNLRPLAEQGKVAIAGPFTDGTGSLIIVDMDSEAEARAFGARDPYTTGGVFERVEVRPFRRVFPE